AATGCTCGATACTCTGGGGCATCGGCTTCCCCGCAGGGACTTTACGGCGCCTGAAGGAATCCGAATCGCCCAACTGGGACAGGAGCACAACATCATTACGGCCGACACGAGCATGACCCGTGTCTTGGAAACCCTGGTGACGGTGGCCCCTTCCCGTAGTGCGATTCTCGTGACCGGAGAAACGGGAACCGGAAAAGAGTTGATTGCAAGGGCCGCTCACTCTCTCAGCGACCGCAGGGAGGAGTCCTTTGTCATTGTCAACTGTGCGGCGATCCCCGGTGAGTTGATGGAGAGCGAGCTCTTCGGCCATGTGAGAGGTTCCTTCACGGGTGCTCACGGCGAGCGCGAGGGGAAGTTTTCCCAGGCAAACCGGGGCAGTATTTTCCTCGATGAGATCGGCGACCTCGGACCCCGGCTTCAGGCCAAGCTCCTGAGAGTGCTTCAGGACGGGAGTTTCAGCCCCGTGGGCTCCGATCGGGAGCTTCGGGTGGATGTGCGCGTGATTTCGGCGACGAACCGGAATCTGGAGGCGAGAGTCATGCAGGGCGAGTTTCGACAGGACCTGCTCTATCGCCTGAACCACGTTCTTCTGGAGCTTCCCCCCCTTCGCAAACGGGGTGGCGATGCTGAACTTCTTGCGAGCTACTTCCTGCACCGGGAAAGCGATCATCTGGGTCGCAACATCGAGATGGACGAGCAGGTTCTGGACCTGATTCGAAACTATCCCTGGCCCGGCAATGTTCGGGAACTGGAGAGTTTCATCCGGAGGGCTTCGCTCTTTGCGGCGGAGACCGGAATCCTGAGTCCGGATCTTGTGCCGGAGCGCTACTTCAGCCCTCTGGGGGAGTGCAGGAAGGATCTGGCCAGTGTCGTCCGGGATGCTGAGAGGCACGCCATTCTGGATGCGGTCTCCCGCTCGCGGGGAAACAAGGCCCAGGCGGCGCGCGATCTCTCGATCAGTCGCTCGACCTTGAATGAGAAGATCTCCCGATACGAACTGGCTCAGGAGATCCGGAAGCTGGAGATGGCTCGCATGGCGGACTATCCTGCCTAGGCTTTAACGGACTGCAGAACGGTGATTCGGGTTTCCCGGCAGGCTCTAAGAGCCTGCTGGGAATTACCGAGACCTCTTCCATGGTGAGTATAGAAGATGTCTAAACCTCTGCTCAGCCCAATCTCCCATTGAGAGTCGATCTTCAGTAGGCGGTCATGTATGTAGTTGTCGTACCTGGTTTCCAGGCGAACTCCTTTTTTGTTTAGGTCCTGTGCCAGTCGAATAAGGGAACTCCTTACACCTGGGTATTTCCCTCGTAGTTCATTCTTTGTGACCAATGTTACTCTCTTGAGCTTTCTGGATTGGCTCCATGCGAGTTCAAGAAAGTCACGCAGGTTTTGACATTGATTGACATTCTCAAGATAGGGCTCCCGAAGGATGATTTCCTGAGCTCCCTTTAGATATGGACCAAATATCAGTCTATAGTCGT
The sequence above is drawn from the Candidatus Krumholzibacteriia bacterium genome and encodes:
- a CDS encoding MIT C-terminal domain-containing protein, which translates into the protein MRTHETSQHQMEQYSKPDVRHALSILRSALWGRVLERFQTRPNTVRQELVAPAKYKLERLINIKEGERGHDYRLIFGPYLKGAQEIILREPYLENVNQCQNLRDFLELAWSQSRKLKRVTLVTKNELRGKYPGVRSSLIRLAQDLNKKGVRLETRYDNYIHDRLLKIDSQWEIGLSRGLDIFYTHHGRGLGNSQQALRACRETRITVLQSVKA